A portion of the Anoxybacillus gonensis genome contains these proteins:
- a CDS encoding Ppx/GppA family phosphatase, with amino-acid sequence MKYGIIDIGSNTMRLVIYERSKSGRLRERENVKIAARLRNYLTEDGFFTEEGLRVLLDGLLTFQDVTRFHRLHDVKCVATATIRQARNRDEIVRFIAEKTDFRIRILSEYEEAYYGFLAVIQSTSFHEGITVDIGGGSTEVTYFHNRELVDYHSFPFGALSLKRQFVAGNVPTDEELQTLRAYVDKQFQSLPWLKQRRLPIIAIGGSARNVVQVHQMLQNYPIAGIHQYEMNRDDIVQVKKYLRSLTFEQLQKVEALSKDRADLIIPAVEVFQTLYETVDATTFILSRKGLRDGIFYEQFGPIVFPSVLDESFFELAQDYEVNTKHVQHVLKLVIQLFDQMRALSLFPLTGEDLVLLKRAAHVFYLGQYVDEEASSQHTFYLLANRTIDGLSHRDRVQLALVASFKNKTLFKQYVQPFHAWFTRTEQKKLRFLGALLKFAYSLNDTKRNIVDRVQLELQDETVVVHLFCSQSFKAEEYQAEKHKKHVEKMLKRPIQLQFHLEG; translated from the coding sequence GTGAAATATGGAATTATTGATATCGGCTCGAATACGATGCGGCTTGTCATTTACGAACGAAGCAAAAGCGGTCGGTTGCGCGAGCGAGAAAATGTAAAAATTGCAGCTCGGTTGCGCAACTATTTAACAGAAGACGGCTTTTTTACAGAGGAAGGATTGCGCGTTCTTTTAGATGGACTACTCACATTTCAAGATGTGACGCGTTTTCATCGCCTGCACGATGTGAAATGTGTGGCGACGGCAACGATTCGTCAAGCGCGCAATCGCGATGAGATCGTTCGCTTTATTGCAGAAAAAACCGATTTTCGTATTCGTATTTTATCCGAATATGAAGAAGCATACTACGGTTTTTTAGCTGTCATTCAATCAACGTCATTTCATGAAGGGATTACGGTCGATATTGGCGGAGGAAGTACGGAAGTGACGTATTTTCACAATCGCGAACTTGTCGACTATCATAGCTTCCCGTTTGGTGCATTATCGTTAAAACGTCAGTTTGTCGCTGGCAACGTGCCGACAGATGAAGAACTGCAAACGTTACGTGCATACGTCGACAAGCAATTTCAATCACTTCCGTGGCTAAAACAACGCCGTTTGCCAATCATTGCGATCGGGGGAAGCGCCCGCAACGTCGTGCAAGTACATCAAATGTTACAAAACTACCCGATTGCCGGCATTCATCAATACGAAATGAATCGCGACGACATTGTACAAGTGAAAAAATATTTGCGCTCATTGACGTTTGAACAGCTGCAAAAAGTCGAAGCGTTGTCGAAAGATCGAGCGGATTTAATTATTCCAGCGGTCGAAGTGTTTCAAACGTTATACGAAACAGTTGATGCGACGACGTTTATTTTAAGCCGCAAAGGATTGCGCGACGGCATTTTTTACGAACAGTTTGGGCCGATCGTCTTTCCCAGCGTACTAGATGAAAGTTTTTTTGAACTAGCCCAAGATTACGAAGTGAATACAAAACACGTACAACACGTATTAAAACTTGTCATTCAACTGTTTGACCAAATGCGTGCGCTTTCGCTTTTTCCGCTGACCGGAGAAGATCTCGTCTTATTAAAGCGCGCCGCTCACGTGTTTTATTTAGGGCAATATGTCGACGAAGAAGCGAGCAGCCAACATACGTTTTACCTTTTAGCGAATCGAACGATTGACGGATTAAGCCATCGTGATCGTGTGCAACTTGCGCTTGTTGCTTCGTTTAAAAATAAAACGTTGTTTAAACAATATGTGCAGCCGTTTCATGCGTGGTTTACACGCACAGAACAAAAAAAGCTTCGTTTTCTTGGTGCGCTATTAAAATTTGCTTACAGTTTAAACGATACGAAGCGAAACATCGTTGATCGCGTGCAGCTTGAGCTTCAAGATGAAACCGTCGTCGTACATCTTTTTTGCAGTCAATCGTTTAAAGCGGAAGAATATCAAGCGGAAAAACATAAGAAGCATGTCGAAAAAATGTTAAAACGCCCGATTCAATTACAGTTTCATTTGGAGGGATGA
- the crcB gene encoding fluoride efflux transporter CrcB: protein MITVALGGAFGAWCRYQLGIWLLRWTKKSSVPLSILFINWLGSFGLGMALAHDVQAVGVTIGFFGAFTTFSTFSVEALQLLLRKQYKEAFFYIVASLIGSICMFQAGFML, encoded by the coding sequence ATGATTACCGTTGCGCTTGGCGGAGCGTTTGGGGCGTGGTGCCGCTATCAGCTTGGCATATGGCTATTACGTTGGACGAAAAAATCATCTGTGCCGCTTTCCATTTTGTTCATTAATTGGCTCGGTTCGTTCGGGCTTGGCATGGCGCTTGCCCACGACGTGCAAGCCGTCGGGGTAACGATTGGCTTTTTCGGAGCGTTTACGACGTTTTCGACATTTAGCGTCGAAGCGCTGCAACTATTGTTGCGAAAACAATATAAAGAAGCGTTTTTTTACATCGTTGCTTCGCTTATCGGAAGCATATGTATGTTTCAAGCCGGGTTTATGTTATAA
- the fadH gene encoding 2,4-dienoyl-CoA reductase — MKGKVVIVTGGSSGMGKYMAKRFADEGAHVVITGRRKEALEEAAKDIGGSVLPIVMDVRQPELVAAMVKETDERFGKIDALINNAAGNFICPAEKLSINGWNSVIDIVLNGTFYCSREVGNYWIEKGQKGSIINIVATYAWGAGAGVIHSACAKAGVLTMTRTLAVEWGKKYGFRVNAIAPGPIERTGGAEKLILSEEMEKRVKDSVPLGRFGTPEEIAAVASFLLSDAAAYINGECITVDGGQWLNQHPF; from the coding sequence ATGAAGGGGAAAGTCGTGATTGTGACAGGCGGTTCAAGCGGCATGGGGAAATATATGGCGAAGCGTTTTGCAGATGAAGGAGCGCATGTCGTCATTACCGGAAGAAGAAAGGAAGCGCTTGAAGAAGCGGCGAAAGACATCGGGGGAAGCGTGCTTCCGATCGTCATGGACGTGCGTCAACCGGAATTAGTCGCAGCGATGGTGAAAGAAACAGATGAACGGTTCGGAAAAATTGATGCGTTAATTAATAACGCCGCAGGCAATTTCATTTGTCCAGCAGAAAAGCTATCGATTAACGGCTGGAATAGCGTCATCGACATCGTTTTAAACGGAACGTTTTATTGTAGTCGAGAAGTCGGAAACTATTGGATTGAAAAAGGACAAAAAGGATCGATCATTAACATCGTTGCTACATATGCTTGGGGAGCAGGAGCGGGCGTCATTCATTCGGCGTGCGCCAAAGCAGGTGTGCTAACGATGACGCGCACGTTAGCGGTCGAATGGGGGAAAAAATACGGATTTCGCGTCAACGCCATCGCTCCCGGTCCAATTGAGCGAACAGGTGGAGCAGAAAAGCTTATTTTATCAGAGGAGATGGAAAAGCGCGTCAAAGATAGTGTGCCGCTCGGTCGTTTCGGTACGCCAGAAGAAATTGCAGCAGTCGCCTCGTTTTTACTTTCTGATGCGGCCGCATACATTAACGGCGAGTGCATTACGGTCGACGGAGGGCAATGGTTGAATCAACATCCGTTTTAA
- a CDS encoding putative bifunctional diguanylate cyclase/phosphodiesterase, producing MNEQQFLFQHPPLIKWEAVGQQFDQCAIFFVTNEDGTIVYMSDSFMKQLSRRYGVVQQLIDRAHEAISTLHTNDTWRGKMIVDQRHAYMHVYSFHSHLIWTGFFLLDDNDSDTLTGVLSYDSFQHMLSERMNQNEPFTLLSLNLDRFKFINDLIGYERGNELLKQVAERLRRYEGGIVARQHRDQFFLAFYTVDRNELRQVIGEIIQLFSAPFQLTDQELTVTPSIGVSVFPHDATDWTTLMSFADLALEIAKENGGNTYCFYTNELKKMNEQKLYIQHSIRKALKQNEFTLHYQPIVDMETGDIVAAEALLRWYHPKRGWISPATFIPIAEETNLIQPIGEWVLRKVCEQSKVWKKKGLPHVQIGINISIKQFLQADLVKHIEHVLHTYDLDPFCLKLEITESMAMHHIDYVLAQLQALKNLGLQLAIDDFGTGYSSLNYLKKLPVDIIKIDRSFVQDMVKHSYDLSIVRAVIEVAHSLQMKVVAEGVETEEQLAILKREGCDRAQGYYFSKPLSAEQFEQLVQ from the coding sequence ATGAATGAACAGCAGTTTCTGTTCCAACACCCTCCATTGATAAAATGGGAGGCCGTTGGGCAACAGTTTGATCAATGTGCGATTTTTTTTGTTACGAACGAAGACGGAACGATTGTGTATATGAGCGATTCGTTTATGAAACAATTATCGCGCCGCTATGGCGTCGTGCAACAACTCATTGACCGTGCCCATGAAGCTATTTCTACATTACATACAAACGATACGTGGCGCGGAAAAATGATTGTCGATCAACGCCATGCGTATATGCACGTGTATTCGTTTCATTCGCATCTCATTTGGACAGGGTTCTTTTTGTTAGACGATAATGATTCGGATACATTAACCGGCGTCTTGTCGTACGATTCGTTTCAACATATGCTTTCCGAACGAATGAATCAAAATGAACCGTTTACGTTATTGTCGCTTAATTTAGACCGTTTTAAATTCATTAACGATTTAATTGGCTATGAACGTGGAAACGAATTGTTAAAACAAGTAGCGGAGCGATTGCGGCGCTATGAAGGTGGCATCGTCGCTAGACAACATCGCGATCAATTTTTTCTCGCTTTTTATACCGTTGACCGAAATGAGCTGCGTCAAGTCATCGGGGAAATCATTCAATTATTTTCGGCTCCGTTTCAACTGACAGATCAAGAATTGACCGTGACGCCAAGCATTGGAGTCAGCGTCTTTCCTCACGATGCAACCGATTGGACGACGCTCATGTCGTTTGCGGATTTAGCCCTTGAAATTGCGAAAGAAAACGGTGGAAATACGTACTGTTTTTATACGAACGAATTAAAAAAGATGAACGAACAAAAATTATACATTCAACATAGCATTCGAAAAGCGTTAAAACAAAATGAATTTACGCTGCATTATCAACCGATTGTCGATATGGAAACAGGTGATATTGTGGCGGCGGAAGCGTTATTGCGTTGGTATCATCCGAAGCGCGGATGGATTTCACCCGCAACGTTTATTCCGATTGCCGAGGAAACGAATTTAATTCAGCCAATCGGTGAATGGGTGTTGCGAAAAGTATGTGAGCAAAGTAAAGTGTGGAAGAAAAAAGGGCTTCCACACGTGCAAATTGGCATTAACATTTCTATTAAACAATTTTTGCAAGCGGATTTAGTGAAGCATATTGAACATGTGTTGCACACGTATGATTTAGATCCGTTTTGTTTAAAACTAGAAATTACAGAAAGTATGGCGATGCATCATATTGACTATGTGCTTGCTCAACTTCAAGCGTTAAAAAATTTAGGGCTTCAATTGGCCATTGACGATTTTGGGACAGGCTATTCTTCATTAAACTATTTAAAAAAACTGCCGGTCGACATCATTAAAATAGACCGTTCGTTTGTGCAAGATATGGTAAAACATTCATACGATTTATCGATCGTTCGCGCCGTCATTGAAGTGGCGCACAGCTTACAAATGAAAGTCGTTGCCGAAGGGGTGGAAACGGAAGAGCAACTTGCCATTTTAAAACGAGAAGGTTGCGACCGTGCCCAAGGCTACTATTTCAGCAAGCCGCTTTCAGCTGAACAGTTTGAACAATTAGTCCAATAA
- a CDS encoding RNA degradosome polyphosphate kinase: MDLSHPRYYNNRELSWLAFNERVLQEAMDERNPLLERLKFLAIFSSNLDEFFMVRVAGLKDQVKAGFNKPENKAGLTPKEQLKKIAKKTHALVKWQYDMYNETLLPMLNKEGVHLLAPTEWSAEQMTYLQSYFMKNIFPVLTPMAVDAYRPFPMLLNKSLNLAIVLDDEEDEEDRKKLAIVQVPAVLNRFIPLPASDGMHVYALLEDVITMFIHTLFKGYNVSSVTQFRITRNADLTIHEEGARDLLKEIEKELKKRKWGAAVRLEMSKKGFDEWVLDYLLDELEIHEKDVYQIDGPIDLTFLFSFYYEVAKYKEHLIFQTLIPQPPKDVDDDEDIFEKAKERDLLFHHPYESFEPVIDFISDAADDPDVLAIKQTLYRVSGDSPIIEALKRAAENGKQVTVLVELKARFDEENNVQWAKELEKAGCHVIYGMTHLKTHSKITLIVRQKHGKIERFVHLGTGNYNDATAKVYTDFGLITANEQFGEDATNFFNYLSGYMEKPEFHHLVVAPFDLRQQFLQLIDEEIRYHKQYGDGRIIAKMNSLTDKQLIMKLYEASQAGVQIDLIVRGICCLRPQMKGVSENIRVRSIVGRFLEHSRVYYFHHHGQARVFLSSADWMTRNMDRRIEILFPIFNKELKQRLIDVLHILLADNVKAREQNEEGEYDYVKRKEGEEEVDSQMILFQMAYDVADDEE, from the coding sequence ATGGATTTAAGCCATCCGCGTTATTATAATAACCGCGAATTAAGTTGGCTTGCGTTTAACGAACGCGTTTTGCAAGAGGCGATGGACGAGCGCAATCCGTTGTTGGAACGGTTGAAATTTTTAGCCATTTTCAGCTCGAATTTAGATGAGTTTTTTATGGTGCGCGTCGCTGGGTTAAAAGATCAAGTGAAAGCCGGATTTAATAAGCCGGAAAATAAAGCGGGATTAACGCCGAAAGAACAGTTGAAAAAAATTGCGAAAAAAACGCATGCGCTTGTGAAGTGGCAGTACGACATGTACAACGAAACGTTGTTGCCGATGTTAAATAAAGAAGGGGTACATTTGCTTGCGCCAACCGAATGGAGCGCTGAACAAATGACGTACTTGCAGTCGTATTTTATGAAAAATATTTTTCCGGTATTAACGCCGATGGCTGTCGATGCGTATCGCCCGTTTCCGATGTTGTTGAACAAAAGTTTAAATTTAGCGATCGTCCTTGACGATGAAGAAGATGAAGAAGATCGGAAAAAATTAGCGATCGTGCAAGTGCCAGCGGTGTTAAATCGCTTCATTCCATTGCCAGCAAGCGACGGCATGCATGTGTATGCGCTGTTAGAAGACGTCATTACGATGTTTATTCATACGTTATTTAAAGGGTACAACGTTTCGTCTGTGACGCAATTTCGCATTACGCGCAACGCCGATTTAACGATTCACGAAGAAGGGGCGCGCGATTTATTAAAAGAAATTGAAAAAGAGTTAAAAAAGCGAAAATGGGGCGCAGCGGTTCGGCTTGAAATGAGCAAAAAAGGGTTTGACGAATGGGTGCTCGATTATTTATTAGATGAGTTAGAAATTCACGAAAAAGATGTGTATCAAATTGACGGGCCGATTGATTTGACATTTTTATTTTCGTTTTATTATGAAGTGGCGAAATATAAAGAACATCTCATTTTCCAAACGCTCATTCCGCAACCGCCAAAAGATGTAGATGATGATGAAGATATATTTGAAAAAGCGAAAGAGCGTGATTTATTGTTTCACCATCCATATGAATCGTTTGAGCCGGTCATTGATTTTATTTCCGATGCCGCAGACGATCCAGACGTGTTAGCGATCAAACAAACACTTTATCGCGTCAGCGGAGATTCTCCAATTATTGAAGCGTTAAAACGGGCGGCGGAAAACGGAAAACAAGTGACCGTTCTCGTTGAATTGAAAGCGCGGTTTGATGAAGAAAATAACGTGCAATGGGCGAAAGAGCTTGAAAAAGCAGGCTGCCACGTCATTTATGGCATGACGCATTTAAAAACGCATAGTAAAATTACGTTAATTGTGCGCCAAAAACATGGGAAAATTGAGCGGTTCGTTCATTTAGGAACAGGCAATTATAACGACGCGACTGCCAAAGTGTACACTGATTTCGGTTTGATTACGGCGAATGAACAATTTGGTGAAGATGCGACAAACTTTTTTAATTATTTAAGTGGCTATATGGAAAAACCGGAATTTCACCATTTAGTCGTCGCCCCGTTTGATTTACGGCAACAATTTTTACAGCTCATCGACGAAGAAATTCGCTATCATAAACAATATGGCGATGGGCGCATCATCGCAAAAATGAACTCATTAACAGATAAACAGCTCATCATGAAGCTATATGAAGCGTCTCAAGCAGGGGTACAAATTGATTTAATTGTGCGTGGCATTTGTTGTTTACGTCCACAAATGAAAGGAGTAAGTGAAAACATTCGCGTCCGCAGCATCGTCGGTCGCTTTTTAGAGCATAGTCGCGTATATTATTTTCATCACCACGGACAAGCGCGCGTCTTTTTGTCATCTGCCGATTGGATGACGCGCAATATGGACCGCCGCATTGAAATTTTATTTCCGATTTTTAACAAAGAATTAAAACAGCGGCTCATTGACGTATTGCACATTTTGCTTGCGGATAACGTGAAAGCGCGCGAGCAAAACGAAGAGGGAGAATACGATTACGTGAAGCGAAAAGAAGGAGAAGAAGAAGTAGATAGCCAAATGATTTTATTTCAAATGGCATACGATGTTGCAGACGATGAAGAATAA
- a CDS encoding YkyB family protein — protein METVECTVENLSVALFTVNRHAKTALNPSYLYLLKKKTIEKMLEEGKAKKVGLHFSRNPKYSQQKSDVLVAIGQYYFHIPPTKEDFKHLPHLGTLDDSYRNPVAKMPLSQAKRLLQAYTGVTPEDVQPKPKRYDWSRPHRFGKTFR, from the coding sequence ATGGAAACAGTCGAATGCACCGTTGAAAACTTATCGGTCGCTTTGTTTACTGTCAACCGTCATGCGAAAACTGCGTTAAATCCTTCTTACTTGTATTTACTCAAGAAAAAAACGATTGAAAAAATGCTCGAAGAAGGGAAAGCGAAAAAAGTTGGACTTCATTTTTCCCGAAATCCGAAGTACAGCCAACAAAAGTCGGATGTGCTTGTGGCGATCGGTCAATATTACTTCCACATACCTCCAACAAAAGAAGACTTCAAGCATTTGCCTCATCTCGGTACGTTGGACGATTCTTATCGCAACCCTGTTGCTAAAATGCCGTTGTCTCAAGCGAAACGTTTACTTCAAGCATACACAGGCGTCACACCTGAAGATGTGCAACCGAAGCCGAAACGATACGATTGGTCACGTCCACATCGGTTCGGGAAAACATTTCGTTAA
- the crcB gene encoding fluoride efflux transporter CrcB, whose translation MKESGAVALGGALGALCRYGVAIVFPFLSFPWGTLLVNYVGSFLLGALTSYVGKRNMAEWLRLAIGTGFCGGLTTMSTFSKETIALWHDHVGLANVYVLTSFVGGLLFCYAGVYVGERMGMKKVGEAS comes from the coding sequence ATGAAAGAAAGCGGAGCGGTTGCTCTTGGCGGAGCGCTAGGGGCGCTATGTCGATACGGTGTAGCGATCGTATTCCCGTTTCTTTCGTTTCCGTGGGGAACGTTGCTCGTCAATTATGTCGGTTCATTTTTGCTTGGGGCGCTTACGTCTTACGTCGGAAAGAGAAACATGGCGGAATGGTTGCGTCTTGCCATCGGAACAGGGTTTTGTGGCGGATTGACGACGATGTCAACGTTTAGTAAAGAGACGATCGCGCTATGGCATGACCATGTCGGACTGGCAAATGTATATGTGCTCACATCTTTTGTTGGAGGCTTGCTTTTTTGTTATGCAGGCGTGTATGTAGGGGAACGAATGGGTATGAAAAAAGTAGGTGAGGCGTCATGA
- a CDS encoding metallophosphoesterase, translated as MKRRDFLRTFFSLFVKGALLSTAGYMYAKYIEPRQLTVRRYDIVHPLIPKSFDGCRILQFSDVHLGYHYSVDHFQRVVKRMNDLDPHLICFTGDLLDKPNEYEHVAAVTSLLATLHAPLGKYCIYGNHDHGGYGTNIYKDMMENAGFRLLVNEWVRVRQSNEQIVIAGLDDFMLGQPNFAKTVQQLPKETYTIALIHEPDLVTQASVYPFHLQLSGHSHGGQIQLPWIGPLVTPPLAKQYVEGFYDVQQLTLYVNRGLGTTRMPFRFLTPPELTLFTLKAGL; from the coding sequence ATGAAACGAAGAGATTTTTTACGCACGTTTTTTTCTTTATTCGTTAAAGGAGCATTGCTTTCAACGGCGGGATATATGTATGCAAAATATATTGAGCCGAGGCAGTTGACCGTACGGCGTTATGACATCGTGCATCCACTCATTCCAAAAAGCTTTGATGGATGTCGGATTCTTCAATTTAGCGATGTGCATTTAGGGTATCATTATTCTGTTGACCATTTTCAACGCGTCGTCAAACGAATGAACGACCTCGATCCGCATCTCATTTGTTTTACAGGCGATTTGCTTGATAAACCGAATGAATACGAACATGTCGCTGCGGTTACATCATTATTGGCAACGCTTCATGCTCCGCTTGGAAAGTACTGTATTTATGGAAACCACGATCACGGCGGATACGGAACAAATATATATAAAGACATGATGGAGAACGCCGGGTTTCGTCTCCTTGTGAACGAATGGGTACGTGTTCGTCAAAGCAACGAACAAATTGTGATCGCGGGGTTAGACGATTTTATGCTCGGTCAGCCGAATTTTGCAAAAACGGTGCAACAGTTGCCAAAGGAAACGTATACGATTGCGCTTATTCATGAACCCGACCTCGTGACGCAAGCGAGCGTCTATCCGTTTCATCTTCAGCTGTCTGGTCATAGCCACGGGGGACAAATTCAACTGCCGTGGATTGGACCGCTCGTCACCCCTCCGCTAGCAAAACAATATGTCGAAGGGTTTTACGATGTACAGCAACTCACCTTATACGTCAATCGCGGACTTGGAACGACGCGCATGCCGTTTCGCTTTTTGACCCCGCCAGAATTAACGTTGTTCACATTAAAAGCCGGGTTATAA